A window of Cellulosimicrobium protaetiae genomic DNA:
TAACGCACGCCACGCCCACAGGGGGCGAGCCTGGCGTCACGATGCCCCGCGCATCACAACCCAATGAGGGGGGAACGATGAAGTTCAAGAGGCTTGTCGCCGTCGTCGCCACCGCTGCGGCCCTGGCCGTCGCCGCACCCACCGCCGCGAGCGCCGCCGAGACCCGGACGTACACGAACCACCAGGGTGGCTGCCGTGTGCTCGCCATCTCGTACGCCAACGCCGGTGGGGCGAAGCACACCGCGTACTACCGCCTCGAGGCCGGCCGGTCCAAGACCTTCAGCACGGCCGGGATCATCCTGGGCCACTCGTGGAGCCCGTGCTGATTCGACCGGACCTGAGAGGGCCGGGCCTCCTCCGAGGCCCGGCCCTCGGCCTGTCCGGGACCGGCCCGTTGGCCGCTGGTCGGCGGGCGAACGGCCGGGGGTGCTGACCCGGCGACGGCGGACTCAGCCGCGCAACGGGAGCGTGAGCGCCGGGACGTCGCCCGGCTCGCCGCGGTCGACGACCCGCACCGGGACGCCCCAGTCCTGCTGGGCCAGGTGGCAGGCGGGGAACACGTCGGGGTCGGGCTCGCCGTCCGGCCCGAGCGGCACGACGTCGCACGACGCCGCCCGCGCGGTCACGTGCAGCACGCCCTCGCGGACCTCGGGGTTGATGACGAGGTCGCGCCCGAGCTCGACGCCGGTCCCGCCCCCGGACAGCAGCAGCTCGGGCGGCGTCGCGCTCACCCGCAGCTCCGTCGACGGGCCGAACCGGTCGTCGAGCTTCTGGCCCGGCGCCGGGACGAACGGGACGTCGAGCCACAGCGGCCCTGCCTCGATGTCGGTGACGGGCCGCTGCGTGCGGTGTGCGCCGCCGTCGAGCACCTCGCCCGCGAGCGAGGCGGGCAGCGCGACGCGCGTGAGCCGGTGCGCTGCGGACTCGACCACGAGCAGGTGCACCTGCGGCTCGCCGTCCGGCCCCTCGCCCACCTGCACGACGACGCCGCTCGGCTCCGCGAGGCCCGTCGCCAGCGTCGTGACCTCGCCGGCGAGGCGGGTTCCGGAGGTGTCGTCCCCGACGCTCCCGGCGTCACCGGCCGCGGGTGCGAACCGGCGCAGCGCGCCGTCGTAGGTGTCCGCGACGACGACGCTCCCGTCGGGCAGCGTCGCGACCCCGAGCGGGTGCTGCATCAGCGCCTGGTCCGCAGACCCGTCGCGGTGACCGAAGTCGAACAGCCCTTGGCCCACGGCTGTCCGGACCTCGACACCCTCGGGCACGACGGCGACTCCACCGCCCAGCCCGGTCACACGACGCAGGGCCGACGTCTCGGAGTCCGCGACCCACATCGCGCCGTCCACCGCGACGGCCAGCCCGGACGGCTGGGCGAACCACGCCGACGCACCCGGCCCGTCCTCCAGCCCCTCGTTCATCGTCCCGGCCAGCAGCCCGAGCTTCCACCCGTCGAAAGCCCAGAGCGTGTGGTGGCCCGCCATCGCGACGACGAAGCCGCCCAGCTCGTCGGACCAGGCGACGTCCCACGGCGACGAGAGCTTCACGTCGAGCGGGTCATAGGTGTTCGCGGCGTCGAACGGACCGAGGCGCCGAGCGCCGTCCTCGTCCGCCACGACGACGTTCTCCACGCCGCCCACCATGAACTGCTCGCCCGTTCCCGCGACGGTCGTCACCCGGCCGTCGGCGAGGCGCACGCCGCGCAGCGCGTGGTTGGCCGTGTCCGCCACGAGGACGTCGAACCCGTACGCCTCACGCTCCTGCTCGGGGACGAGGCACAGCCCGTTGGGCTCGGCGAACCGTGCGTCGTCCGGGCCGCCGTCGGCGAGACCACGCTCGCCGGACCCGATGCGCCGGACGAGCGTCTCGCCGTCGGGCAGGAGCTCGGCGAGCGCGTGGTGCCCGGCGTCCGCGACGAGGAGGTTGCCGCCGGGCAGCGAGATCGCCTTCGCGGGGAAGCGCAGCGTGCCCGACGACGGCGTAGGCGGCACGTACGGGCCGTCGCCCCGGTGCAGCGTGCCCTTCGCGTCGTGCTCCGCCACGAGCTCGTCGACCAGGGCAGCGATGGCGGACGCGTGCCCCTCCCCCGCCATCTGCGCGACGACGTAGCCCTCGGGGTCGATGACGACGAGCGTCGGCCAGGCGCGCGCGGCGTACGCGGACCACGTGACGAGCTCCGGGTCGTCGAGGACGGGATGGTGGACCTCGTACCGCTCGACCGCGGCCGCGAGCGCCGCCGGGTCCGCCTCGTGCTCGAACTTGGGCGAGTGCACCCCGACGATGACCAGCACGTCGCGGTGCGCCTCCTCGAGCTCGCGCAGCTCGTCGAGGACGTGCAGGCAGTTGACGCAGCAGAAGGTCCAGAAGTCCAAGACGGTGACACAACCTCGCAGATCCGCAAGGGTCAGGTTCTTCCCGCCAGTGTTCAGCCAGCCACGACCGACTAGTTCGGAGGCTCGGACGCGAGGGGTGCGGGGGGTGCTCACGGCCCCATTCTGCGGGACGCCACCGCCCTAGACGCGAGAGGCCCCCGCGACCGCGCCAACGGTCCGGGGGCATGGCCGGGAGAGAGCCCCGACATGAGCAAGACTACCGTCCCCGCGCGCCGTCGTCGCGGCCGCCGGTTCGAGATCGAACTCGAGCCGGGCACGTACGCGCAGATCCCCGCGTGGAGCTCGCGCTCCCACTCGCGCGACGCCCGGAACGAACTGTTCGCCGACGAGGCCCGCGCCTACGCGAGGCGCATGGGTCTCGACATGACGACACCGCTCGTCCTCATCGCGCGCGGCGGGCAGGTCATCGACGCCTGGACGGGGTATCGTCCGGACAGGATTCTCTCTCTCGCAGTTTGACAACAACGACCGGGGCCCCAGAAATGGCCCCGGTCGTTGTTGTCTGGAATGGAAAGCGAAGCGATCCTGCGGGACCGCCGAGTCAGTGACTACCCCTGCGCTGGGTCGATGGTGTACGAATCCACGATCTCTTCTCCGTTGACATCGTAGACCGGGATCGTGTCCGAGGAGCGCTTCTGCGTCAGGGAGACAGCCTCCTCCGGGCTCGAGGGGGGCTCCTTGAGGAGATCCTCCTTCTTGGCGTAGCCCTCCTTGCCGTCGTTGCCGACGACCAGAATCAGGTCCGGCGCATCCGCGAGGTTCTCGCGGCCGACCATGGAGCCATAGGACTGGCCCTTCGCGTTCACAGCATCCGGCGGCAGGTCAATCCCCTCCGGGACACCGGTGCGATCGCCGGGGGCAACCGCAACGGCCGATGACCCGAGGCCAAACTTGTCCGCGGCGATGATGCCGCCAGCCAGCCCTACCGAACCCGCAAGTGCCACGAGGCCGAATGTCAGCAACCTAGACTTCTTCATGTAGATCACCATTCGCGTTCGTTAGTAGGACATGTTGGGGCTGATGGGAGTGCTACTTACCTGGTATCCGCTCCCATTCCAGCGGTAGTAGTTTGCGTTTGCGTAGTACGTTCCGCGCCCACAGTTCCCACCGGTCGAGCCGTTGAGCGTGATGGACTGGGTGCGGTTGTAGACCGGATCGCTCGACGCGCAGAGCGCGCCATTGCGATAGAGGAACGGCCCAACCCCAACCCAACCAACCGGATTCGCGGTCAGGTTGGTCCTGCGAATCTGACCCCACCCGCGCATCGGCGTATCATTGCTCACGCCCGTGTTCGCCTGGTAGGTAATCCCGTTGGTGGTGCCCTTGCTGACCCACCCGCTGCTTGCTGTAACGGCATATGCCGTTGTCCCACCCGCGCCAACCAGGAACCCAGTCAGCATTGCGATGACAACAGCCAAACGCCTCGATTTTGGCATCGAACGCCCCCCTCTAGTTTGGACGACACCTACGCAAGCGAGGGTAGCCGACCACCAAGCCCCGGACAAGGGATGGGTGAGGCTTGGTCACGAAGAACTTGTGCCAGCCTCCCGCTCCTTCCGCGCGAGCCTGCGCATGGTGTCGGGCGCCCTGCCCGGGTGTGGGACGAGTTCGCCGTCGCGAGGCCAGGTCGTGCCATCGACGAACGTGATGACCGCGCGCTGCGGCCCGGAGAACCGCGCGCCGCGGTAGGGCGCCTGGGCGACGCTCACGTCCTTGACGGTCGCCTCGATCACCCTGCGCTGCGCCGCGTCGTCGAGCTCGTCCCAGGTCTCGGCAAGGTACTGGAGGTCTCGGAGAGCTTCGACAGGGATGACCTCGTCACCCATCCGCTCGGCCAGCTCCCGCTCTGCGGTCGCGACGACCTCGCGCATACGCGGCAACTCGGCGGCCGCCTCCTCCTCGGTGAGTACTCCAGTCACCGCAAGGCGCCGGACCCGAGCGAGGTCAGCCCTGGCCGCCTCGAGGGTGAGCTCCTTCGCCTTGCGCCCGGCCCTGACCGCAGGGTCCGCCTCCCCCGCCCAGCCGGCGAACGCCTCGCGCGTCGTCGCGTCGTCAGGGTCGAGCTGGGACAGGAAGATCAGGGCTCGGCCGATGACGTAGTCATCCATGCCCTCGACGGGGCAGGTGTAGCCAGAGCAGCGTCCGGCACCCTGCGCGGCATTCCCGCAGCGGTAGTAGACGTACCCCTTCCTGGGCATGGTCAGGGCGGGCAGGGCGCCGCACTGGGCGCAGCGCAGCCGGGTGCCGAGGAGGGACCTGCGCTGCCGCGTCGACGACGGGACGCCCTCCTGCATCGGCGGTCGTCGGTCGTCTAGCCGGGCCAGGATGACCGCGCGCTCCTCCGGCGTGATGACCCCCTCGCCCACGCTGACCGGCTCGCCCGTCTCTGCGGAGCGGTAGACCTCAGCCCGGAAGGGCCAGCCACCGAGGCTGCCATCCTCACCCACCGCGCGACGGCGGATGCTCTGGAGCCCTGCCCACCCTGGAGAGTGCACGATGGTCGAGAGGGTGGGCACGCGCCACTTCTGCGGCTGGCTCTCGACGTCGACATCCTCGCCGCGGGCCTTCCGGGTGACGACGGTTCCCCAGGGCTTGCCCGTCGAGAGCGTGACCTGCCGTTCGTTCAGGTCAGCGACAACGCTGTAGAGCGTGGCGCCGTCGAGCAGGGCCTCCGCCGCCCGCCGGGCCTCGGGGTACGTCGCCGGGTCGTGCTCCAGCTTCCCGTCGGCGCCCTTGCGCAGGCCCCACGGCGGCTTGCCCCCGAGCCAGAG
This region includes:
- a CDS encoding recombinase family protein, with the translated sequence MTSPESAAAIYVRRSSGKVGANRTLDEQESEARALAEREGLEVVRVFREREGTGASARSGKARPQWEAALAELDRGASFRTVIVWALDRADRRGSDTLGAMLSKHAATGRRILGVDGTDTSDPQQRLATIIRGEIAREYSEKLGDNVARTKRYRRESGLWLGGKPPWGLRKGADGKLEHDPATYPEARRAAEALLDGATLYSVVADLNERQVTLSTGKPWGTVVTRKARGEDVDVESQPQKWRVPTLSTIVHSPGWAGLQSIRRRAVGEDGSLGGWPFRAEVYRSAETGEPVSVGEGVITPEERAVILARLDDRRPPMQEGVPSSTRQRRSLLGTRLRCAQCGALPALTMPRKGYVYYRCGNAAQGAGRCSGYTCPVEGMDDYVIGRALIFLSQLDPDDATTREAFAGWAGEADPAVRAGRKAKELTLEAARADLARVRRLAVTGVLTEEEAAAELPRMREVVATAERELAERMGDEVIPVEALRDLQYLAETWDELDDAAQRRVIEATVKDVSVAQAPYRGARFSGPQRAVITFVDGTTWPRDGELVPHPGRAPDTMRRLARKEREAGTSSS
- a CDS encoding NHL domain-containing thioredoxin family protein; the protein is MSTPRTPRVRASELVGRGWLNTGGKNLTLADLRGCVTVLDFWTFCCVNCLHVLDELRELEEAHRDVLVIVGVHSPKFEHEADPAALAAAVERYEVHHPVLDDPELVTWSAYAARAWPTLVVIDPEGYVVAQMAGEGHASAIAALVDELVAEHDAKGTLHRGDGPYVPPTPSSGTLRFPAKAISLPGGNLLVADAGHHALAELLPDGETLVRRIGSGERGLADGGPDDARFAEPNGLCLVPEQEREAYGFDVLVADTANHALRGVRLADGRVTTVAGTGEQFMVGGVENVVVADEDGARRLGPFDAANTYDPLDVKLSSPWDVAWSDELGGFVVAMAGHHTLWAFDGWKLGLLAGTMNEGLEDGPGASAWFAQPSGLAVAVDGAMWVADSETSALRRVTGLGGGVAVVPEGVEVRTAVGQGLFDFGHRDGSADQALMQHPLGVATLPDGSVVVADTYDGALRRFAPAAGDAGSVGDDTSGTRLAGEVTTLATGLAEPSGVVVQVGEGPDGEPQVHLLVVESAAHRLTRVALPASLAGEVLDGGAHRTQRPVTDIEAGPLWLDVPFVPAPGQKLDDRFGPSTELRVSATPPELLLSGGGTGVELGRDLVINPEVREGVLHVTARAASCDVVPLGPDGEPDPDVFPACHLAQQDWGVPVRVVDRGEPGDVPALTLPLRG